From Carassius auratus strain Wakin chromosome 1, ASM336829v1, whole genome shotgun sequence, the proteins below share one genomic window:
- the LOC113111378 gene encoding POU domain, class 4, transcription factor 2-like, whose translation MMMMSLNSKHAFAMAHTSLAETKYSSLHSSSSSSTLTSNAPSSSCSSSRHSSTISSSGGSEAMRRACFPTPPSNIFGGLDESLLARAEALAAVDIVSQTKSHHHPPHHSPFKPDATYHTMNTLPCTSSSSSVPISHPSALASHHHHHHHHHHQPHQALEGDLLDHITPGLALAGAMAGPDGSVVSTPTHPAHMAGMNHMHQAAINMAHAHGLQSHMGCMSDVDADPRDLEAFAERFKQRRIKLGVTQADVGSALANLKIPGVGSLSQSTICRFESLTLSHNNMIALKPILQAWLEEAEKSHREKLNKPELFNGAEKKRKRTSIAAPEKRSLEAYFAIQPRPSSEKIAAIAEKLDLKKNVVRVWFCNQRQKQKRMKYSACV comes from the exons ATGATGATGATGTCTCTGAACAGCAAGCATGCATTCGCCATGGCCCACACCAGTCTGGCCGAAACCAAATACTCCAGTTTGCATTCTTCGTCCTCGTCTTCCACTTTGACTTCCAACGCGCCCTCGTCCTCCTGCTCGTCGTCCAGACACAGCAGCACGATCAGCAGCAGCGGCGGCTCGGAGGCGATGCGTCGAGCATGTTTCCCAACCCCACCG AGCAATATATTCGGCGGATTGGATGAGAGTTTGTTGGCCCGCGCGGAAGCTCTGGCGGCGGTGGATATAGTCTCTCAGACCAAAAGCCATCATCACCCTCCTCATCACAGCCCTTTCAAGCCGGACGCAACCTACCACACCATGAACACGCTTCCGTGCACCTCGTCGTCTTCGTCTGTGCCAATCTCGCACCCGTCAGCTCTCGCGagccatcaccaccaccaccatcaccatcaccaccAGCCGCACCAGGCACTGGAGGGCGACCTGCTCGATCACATCACCCCAGGACTGGCACTTGCTGGAGCCATGGCCGGGCCAGACGGCTCGGTGGTATCCACGCCTACGCACCCCGCTCACATGGCAGGCATGAACCACATGCACCAAGCTGCCATCAACATGGCTCACGCCCATGGACTGCAATCCCACATGGGCTGCATGAGCGACGTGGATGCAGATCCAAGGGACTTGGAGGCGTTCGCTGAGCGCTTTAAACAGCGTCGGATCAAACTCGGTGTGACTCAAGCGGATGTAGGGTCAGCGTTGGCCAATCTGAAGATTCCTGGTGTAGGCTCTTTAAGTCAGAGTACCATCTGCCGGTTTGAATCCCTCACGTTGTCCCACAACAACATGATCGCCCTGAAGCCCATCCTGCAAGCCTGGCTGGAGGAGGCTGAAAAGTCGCACCGGGAAAAACTCAACAAACCCGAGCTCTTCAATGGGGCCGAAAAGAAGAGGAAGCGGACCTCTATCGCGGCCCCCGAGAAAAGGTCCCTCGAAGCTTATTTTGCTATTCAGCCGCGTCCGTCCTCAGAGAAAATCGCAGCAATCGCAGAGAAGCTGGACCTCAAAAAGAACGTTGTGCGGGTTTGGTTTTGCAACCAGAGGCAGAAACAAAAACGCATGAAATATTCGGCCTGCGTCTAG